In a genomic window of Cerasicoccus sp. TK19100:
- a CDS encoding carbohydrate-binding protein: MTIATAGGSSDAPKITEEYGVTYLNWIFGSNTTYSNIPDPSVQDSYYESRTNPSVRSSAPSTEYPFTFISAGVAMDEWIYNSTHPEVYDWIQTGLTAGKTQNKEVFVANWLAHVDADQVYDMTQDGTIDLNMVQVYELTVQQGIGLNWNHGLSRLEEFQQRGLIRKTVLGFGHITDQAGWNNVEWTESLLRSRMEELKRKFPEMPGVAFFSYPAGNQSDMDNLVSLVDELSGEYWPELPIPDGLYSMTPQVDTQQRVDAYDSGTSNGTDVVAQVFEYPNLSPNQFWRFTHLGDSVYKIQPAYADHLALDVSGASNSNGANVQLWTDNGSNAQKWKLSKIVGGFQLRPLCSPDKFLMFHTTTNGTQAQIWTQLTNYKQAFAITPEVLPTDHVPPYYQMENATLSGGAYTSSTNVGSMGGYIGMPATGASASLNNVDGGRGGLRALRFRYASGFSDARTMNLSVNGNAQTLTLPPTGSWQDWETQAINIPLNAGTDNTIILSSSGVNPPAIDKLTIGLPVYQCEDAALSGGAYVSSSNPGSDGAAVGMPATGAALTWSNVEGGSGGVKGLKIRYLSGFTDNRVVNLTVNGATTQVTFPPTGDWSTWHELTVYRTLNAGTSNTIAIGSAGTNTPGFDRMKVDINPDIPKYQWEYSTLSGGTYSSNANSGAMGDGYIGMPTTGTPSASLSFVDGGSGGLREFRFRYASGYSDTRTMNVSVNGNVHTLTLPPTGGWQNWETQTLNIPLNAGTNNTIILTSAGAKPPAMDELTFGIPVYQCEDAALSGGAYVSSSNSGSDGAAVGMPATGAALTWSQVEGGTGGLKGLKIRYVNGFTDGRVVNLTINGATTQITLPPTGDWNTWHEYTTFQSLNSGATNTIAIGSAGTNTPGFDRMKVNIQL, from the coding sequence ATGACCATTGCCACGGCTGGGGGATCCAGTGATGCGCCCAAGATCACCGAGGAATATGGGGTCACCTATCTCAATTGGATATTTGGTAGCAACACCACCTATAGCAACATCCCCGATCCGTCCGTTCAGGACAGCTACTACGAGTCACGGACCAACCCGTCTGTTCGTTCCTCCGCCCCTAGTACGGAATACCCCTTCACCTTCATCTCAGCTGGAGTCGCCATGGATGAATGGATTTACAACAGCACGCACCCAGAGGTTTATGACTGGATCCAAACCGGTCTCACAGCAGGCAAGACTCAGAACAAAGAAGTCTTTGTAGCCAATTGGCTCGCCCACGTCGATGCCGATCAGGTATACGACATGACTCAAGACGGAACCATCGACCTCAACATGGTTCAGGTTTATGAACTGACGGTTCAGCAAGGAATCGGACTCAACTGGAATCACGGACTTTCCCGCCTAGAGGAATTCCAACAGCGCGGCCTGATCCGAAAAACAGTGCTCGGTTTTGGCCACATAACCGATCAAGCTGGTTGGAACAACGTCGAGTGGACCGAAAGCCTTCTGCGTTCACGAATGGAGGAACTTAAGCGAAAGTTTCCCGAGATGCCCGGAGTCGCCTTCTTCTCCTATCCAGCAGGCAATCAATCCGACATGGACAACTTGGTCTCGCTCGTCGACGAATTGAGTGGCGAATACTGGCCCGAACTTCCGATACCGGACGGGCTCTATTCAATGACCCCACAGGTAGACACCCAGCAACGTGTAGATGCCTACGACTCAGGCACGAGCAATGGCACGGATGTAGTTGCTCAGGTCTTCGAATACCCAAACCTTTCCCCAAACCAATTTTGGCGGTTCACTCACCTCGGCGACAGTGTGTATAAAATTCAGCCAGCGTATGCCGACCACCTGGCTCTGGATGTGAGTGGTGCGAGTAACTCCAATGGTGCGAATGTGCAACTCTGGACCGACAATGGATCGAATGCTCAAAAATGGAAACTATCCAAAATCGTAGGGGGATTTCAATTACGCCCTTTATGCTCACCCGATAAGTTCCTGATGTTCCATACGACCACAAACGGCACACAGGCACAAATCTGGACTCAGCTCACAAATTACAAGCAGGCATTTGCCATCACACCAGAGGTGTTGCCGACGGATCATGTTCCTCCCTACTATCAGATGGAGAACGCAACGCTCTCCGGTGGAGCCTATACTTCCAGCACGAACGTAGGCAGTATGGGTGGCTATATCGGAATGCCTGCCACAGGAGCCTCAGCCAGCCTGAATAATGTGGACGGAGGCCGCGGTGGCCTGCGTGCGTTACGATTCCGATATGCCAGTGGATTCTCGGACGCACGAACCATGAACCTTTCGGTGAATGGAAATGCCCAAACGCTTACACTCCCTCCAACTGGCAGTTGGCAGGACTGGGAAACCCAAGCCATCAACATTCCACTCAATGCCGGAACAGATAATACCATCATTCTGTCCAGTTCAGGTGTCAACCCACCTGCCATCGATAAACTGACCATCGGCCTACCGGTCTACCAATGTGAGGATGCCGCTCTAAGCGGTGGCGCATACGTCAGCTCATCCAATCCCGGCAGCGACGGTGCAGCAGTCGGCATGCCCGCCACGGGAGCCGCCCTGACCTGGAGCAATGTCGAGGGCGGATCCGGAGGAGTCAAAGGCTTGAAAATCCGCTACCTCAGCGGGTTCACCGATAACCGAGTGGTGAACTTAACCGTAAACGGTGCCACCACCCAGGTGACCTTCCCTCCGACAGGGGACTGGAGCACATGGCATGAACTGACCGTATACCGCACTTTGAACGCTGGAACCTCCAATACGATCGCCATTGGCAGCGCTGGAACAAACACGCCAGGGTTTGATCGCATGAAGGTCGACATCAACCCTGATATTCCAAAATACCAGTGGGAGTACTCAACCCTATCCGGAGGCACTTACAGTTCCAACGCGAACTCGGGTGCCATGGGAGACGGGTATATCGGCATGCCGACAACGGGAACACCCTCTGCTAGCCTGAGTTTCGTCGATGGTGGAAGTGGTGGCCTGCGTGAGTTTCGCTTCAGATATGCCAGCGGATATTCGGACACACGTACCATGAACGTTTCAGTGAATGGAAATGTCCATACGCTCACACTCCCCCCAACTGGCGGCTGGCAAAACTGGGAAACCCAAACCTTGAACATTCCACTCAACGCTGGAACCAACAATACCATCATTCTGACCAGTGCAGGGGCCAAACCACCTGCGATGGATGAACTGACCTTCGGTATACCTGTCTACCAGTGCGAGGATGCCGCTCTAAGCGGTGGCGCATACGTCAGCTCATCCAATTCCGGCAGCGACGGTGCAGCAGTCGGCATGCCCGCAACGGGAGCCGCCCTGACCTGGAGTCAAGTCGAGGGTGGAACCGGTGGCTTAAAAGGACTGAAGATTCGCTATGTCAATGGGTTCACAGATGGCCGCGTCGTGAATCTAACAATCAACGGTGCCACAACCCAGATCACCTTACCACCGACAGGCGACTGGAATACTTGGCATGAATACACAACGTTTCAGTCTCTGAATTCCGGAGCCACTAATACGATCGCAATTGGCAGTGCCGGAACCAACACGCCAGGATTTGATCGAATGAAGGTCAACATACAGCTCTAA
- a CDS encoding glycoside hydrolase domain-containing protein gives MKRPLHLLMTLVSALATTASAEFQMYDFEPEWQMEDWRVDDPETQSVSASNQFGTQGPTSVRLIAEPGSPEPGFDLRFWDNNFEPYDRVAFDLVNRSPVELRVRVGFVVDHENGYQFLVTLPPLSAKRVVEKLKLPKFVRHDNVHFMTFHVAEGEPADFHIDNFVALHKDDPAPDTETPLLPEAVANMRRDTQLAMIDEVRASSRSFATDLPAVHEMLTEWLNNMAEKATGPQQDKDAVALADDIWKAELTVERFKQVRNYLSDYSLTTDGGFLVGFSSPMVKLMPKHMPTTNLEMVSDWQLSLAGGETEAFQVAILPFQGDVKGATVTMSDLTGPDGETISGDNVDVDLMAYSKTEQKTEPNVDYVGWWPEPIIATDKPIDVALGDLQSWWVRITAPRDQKAGLYSGTLTVSAQGQDELTFPVYVEVYGFNVPKHAPIPTAITYVFADKDAPEGDFRTPESWEKHKFDHVDVLNDYYMGMDNIYRWADPNRLDAVDWELIDHQVKKGTLVAFNISHFHGADDKYIESVRPYYEEAKKRGLLDHAYIYGYDETPPYSWESINNAAKRISDEFPELLTMTTSQDHSYGLNSPIEHLGAWVPIISRYNPTLAKEANKLGRKVWWYTCIWPPRPYPNIFTDYPAVDNRVLTGLMHMKYKPDGFLYYHMSIWDQNPGIEDFPYTNWDPFAKHINANGDGSIFNIMADGTLVPTIRAENYRDGFEDLAYWMILQHQVRQYEEAGQSDDEAWLRQAKITLDKVNTYVRSREDWTESSEDIYNYRSELAKMIEASPIADTDPWKDGMGVRGIDWN, from the coding sequence ATGAAAAGACCCTTACACCTCCTGATGACTCTGGTGTCTGCGTTGGCGACGACCGCTTCCGCAGAATTCCAAATGTATGACTTTGAACCCGAATGGCAGATGGAAGACTGGCGGGTGGACGACCCCGAAACCCAGTCAGTATCCGCGTCCAATCAGTTTGGAACGCAAGGCCCAACCTCCGTTCGGCTGATTGCGGAACCCGGATCCCCCGAGCCTGGCTTCGACCTGCGGTTCTGGGACAACAACTTTGAACCCTACGACCGGGTGGCTTTTGATCTGGTCAACCGCTCACCTGTGGAACTTCGAGTGCGGGTCGGATTTGTCGTCGATCACGAAAACGGGTATCAATTCTTGGTTACCCTCCCCCCTCTTTCGGCCAAAAGAGTCGTGGAGAAGCTAAAACTACCGAAGTTTGTCCGTCACGATAATGTCCACTTCATGACCTTCCACGTGGCAGAAGGCGAACCTGCAGATTTTCATATCGATAATTTTGTAGCCCTCCACAAAGACGACCCTGCACCCGACACCGAGACTCCATTACTGCCGGAGGCGGTCGCAAACATGCGCCGCGACACACAGTTGGCCATGATCGACGAAGTGCGCGCCTCCTCACGCTCATTCGCGACAGACTTACCAGCTGTGCATGAAATGCTCACCGAATGGCTCAACAACATGGCAGAAAAGGCAACCGGCCCGCAACAGGACAAAGATGCCGTCGCCCTTGCGGATGATATCTGGAAAGCTGAACTCACAGTCGAGCGCTTTAAGCAAGTCCGTAACTACTTGTCCGACTATTCACTCACCACCGATGGCGGGTTTCTGGTCGGCTTCTCCTCTCCGATGGTGAAGCTCATGCCCAAGCACATGCCGACGACCAATCTAGAGATGGTCAGCGACTGGCAGCTCAGCCTCGCCGGTGGCGAAACGGAGGCCTTCCAAGTCGCGATTCTGCCCTTCCAGGGCGATGTCAAGGGTGCCACGGTCACTATGTCCGACCTTACCGGCCCCGACGGCGAAACCATCTCCGGCGACAATGTGGATGTGGACCTGATGGCCTACAGCAAGACCGAGCAAAAGACCGAGCCGAACGTCGACTATGTCGGCTGGTGGCCCGAGCCGATCATAGCGACCGATAAACCAATCGACGTGGCCCTGGGCGACCTGCAGTCTTGGTGGGTCCGCATCACCGCACCCCGCGACCAAAAAGCCGGCCTTTATTCCGGCACTCTCACCGTTTCAGCTCAAGGCCAAGACGAGCTGACGTTCCCGGTTTACGTTGAAGTCTATGGATTCAACGTGCCCAAGCACGCGCCGATCCCCACCGCGATCACATATGTCTTCGCCGACAAGGATGCCCCGGAAGGCGACTTCCGGACACCGGAAAGCTGGGAAAAGCATAAGTTCGATCATGTGGATGTCCTCAACGATTACTACATGGGCATGGACAACATTTATCGCTGGGCCGATCCGAACCGACTGGATGCGGTCGACTGGGAACTCATCGACCACCAAGTTAAAAAAGGCACTTTGGTCGCCTTCAACATCAGCCACTTCCACGGTGCGGACGACAAATACATCGAGTCCGTCCGCCCCTACTATGAAGAAGCAAAAAAGCGCGGCCTGCTGGATCATGCCTACATCTATGGCTACGACGAAACGCCCCCCTACTCCTGGGAGAGCATTAACAATGCGGCCAAACGGATCTCCGATGAGTTCCCCGAACTGCTGACCATGACCACTTCCCAAGATCACTCCTATGGTTTAAATTCGCCCATTGAGCATCTGGGCGCTTGGGTTCCAATCATCAGCCGCTACAATCCTACCCTGGCGAAGGAAGCCAACAAGCTGGGACGCAAGGTTTGGTGGTATACCTGCATCTGGCCACCTCGCCCCTACCCCAACATCTTCACTGATTATCCGGCAGTGGACAACCGCGTGCTCACCGGCCTGATGCATATGAAATACAAGCCCGACGGCTTCCTTTACTACCACATGAGCATCTGGGACCAGAACCCTGGCATTGAGGACTTCCCCTATACCAACTGGGACCCCTTCGCCAAGCACATCAACGCCAACGGCGACGGCAGCATCTTCAACATCATGGCCGACGGCACACTGGTCCCCACCATCCGGGCGGAAAACTACCGCGACGGTTTTGAAGACCTGGCCTACTGGATGATTCTCCAACATCAAGTTCGCCAGTATGAGGAAGCTGGCCAAAGCGACGACGAAGCGTGGCTGCGCCAAGCAAAGATCACCCTCGACAAGGTCAACACTTACGTGAGAAGCCGCGAAGACTGGACCGAGAGCTCTGAAGATATCTACAATTATCGCTCCGAGCTGGCTAAGATGATCGAGGCCTCACCCATCGCCGACACCGACCCGTGGAAAGACGGCATGGGCGTCCGCGGAATCGACTGGAACTAA
- a CDS encoding PEP-CTERM sorting domain-containing protein, whose protein sequence is MKPMTLYFAKSTMRTAVSISAAFLSLATLASAQTILVDFSENSGVASPNWNLSNTASFNITDMVDSNGNATGIDLVFTAPGTPSESGLWGVTGAPSPFDTSAAYNDGLFGGSGVITTFELRNLSPTDTYTLTLFASRDTTTNRTTNYTVTGSGTGSTLSLQTSGANVGGAGINHNISNVAVFSDISANGSNVITVSFTNPSDFSYLNAMEIHVIPEPASFAMILGGIGLMLIFVRRKMRR, encoded by the coding sequence ATGAAGCCAATGACTCTTTATTTTGCAAAATCCACGATGCGCACCGCTGTGAGCATCTCCGCTGCATTTCTCTCGCTGGCAACCCTCGCATCTGCTCAGACCATTTTGGTCGACTTCAGTGAAAACAGTGGCGTTGCGTCGCCGAACTGGAATCTTTCCAACACCGCCAGTTTCAATATCACTGATATGGTGGATTCGAATGGAAACGCCACTGGGATTGACTTGGTATTTACTGCTCCCGGTACGCCATCAGAGAGCGGTTTATGGGGCGTTACTGGGGCTCCAAGTCCGTTTGACACGTCCGCCGCTTATAATGATGGCCTTTTCGGTGGCTCTGGTGTAATTACCACCTTTGAACTTCGGAATTTGTCGCCCACGGACACCTATACACTGACGCTCTTTGCGTCCCGCGATACCACTACTAATAGAACAACGAATTACACGGTCACGGGTTCAGGGACTGGATCCACTTTATCTTTGCAAACATCGGGAGCAAATGTAGGTGGCGCTGGTATCAATCATAATATTAGTAACGTTGCCGTATTCTCCGATATCTCAGCAAATGGAAGCAACGTGATTACCGTTAGTTTTACTAACCCATCAGATTTTTCTTATCTGAACGCCATGGAGATTCATGTGATTCCTGAGCCGGCCTCGTTTGCTATGATCCTTGGAGGTATTGGTTTGATGTTGATTTTTGTGCGCCGCAAAATGCGCAGGTAA
- a CDS encoding autotransporter-associated beta strand repeat-containing protein: MNTLLVSTSSNRLIPRHKLLMLGALTAMACSAAHAENVYWLGDINGNGVWDTTTANWALGSPGGVDTTFTNGDNTFFYYSGGNLNLTEDLTTNYQEIGQSGGTIGLNYVFTSDVVDGVNLGYTNRISINDGNQATIGSGVTAIFSGSDTNLHIEGDSSAQSILNIDGGTVLKNSSSVLNLSNVTVNVINGGVLGGDAQGGTQIFFRNSFSTLNVDSGGRVQVGNSSGGSTQFRGLIVGVGAGGGGEVNIDGGRVESYNTAVLLGDNQASGTSATINLNGGVLYAPQVRAQNNNGGVTSTLNFNGGVLEVSSTNAITANYLSGITNVVVQEGGAIIDTNGQSITINQILTHDVNLGATADGGLTKQGVGTLTLNGVQAYTGNTTILGGTDAANLSVLSINSAFLADSSEVYIEEFGFLNLNFAGTDTITGLYLDGIAMAQGTWGASGSGADNINDTYFGGTGQLMVIPEVSSYAMILGGLSLALIVARRRKARG; this comes from the coding sequence ATGAATACTCTATTAGTATCGACATCGTCGAATAGACTCATACCCCGGCACAAACTCTTGATGTTGGGTGCCCTTACTGCGATGGCATGTAGTGCTGCGCATGCAGAGAACGTTTACTGGCTCGGCGACATAAATGGTAATGGTGTCTGGGACACCACAACCGCAAACTGGGCCTTGGGTTCACCAGGTGGTGTTGACACGACTTTTACGAATGGTGACAATACGTTCTTTTATTATAGTGGCGGAAATCTCAATTTAACAGAGGATCTCACTACTAATTATCAAGAAATTGGTCAAAGCGGTGGTACTATCGGTCTCAACTACGTCTTCACGAGTGATGTCGTTGATGGAGTTAATTTGGGGTATACGAACAGAATTAGCATCAACGATGGGAATCAGGCGACTATTGGTAGTGGGGTTACCGCAATCTTCTCCGGTAGCGATACCAATCTTCACATCGAAGGGGATAGCAGCGCCCAGAGCATCCTGAACATTGATGGCGGTACGGTTCTTAAGAACAGTTCGAGCGTTTTGAACCTTAGCAATGTCACCGTGAATGTCATCAATGGTGGTGTTTTGGGCGGTGATGCCCAAGGAGGAACGCAAATCTTTTTCAGGAATTCGTTTTCTACGCTTAACGTCGATTCGGGTGGCCGTGTTCAAGTCGGCAATTCTTCCGGGGGAAGTACTCAATTTCGCGGCCTGATCGTTGGTGTCGGCGCTGGTGGTGGTGGTGAAGTCAACATCGATGGTGGTCGAGTTGAGAGCTATAATACTGCCGTTTTGCTCGGTGATAACCAAGCTTCCGGCACATCTGCGACTATTAATCTCAACGGCGGCGTGCTTTACGCTCCTCAGGTTAGAGCGCAGAACAACAATGGTGGCGTGACCAGCACCCTGAACTTTAACGGTGGTGTCCTTGAGGTTTCTTCAACGAATGCCATAACCGCCAACTATTTATCGGGGATCACTAATGTGGTTGTTCAGGAAGGCGGCGCGATTATTGATACCAATGGTCAGAGTATTACCATCAATCAAATCTTAACTCATGATGTTAACCTCGGCGCGACGGCTGACGGTGGACTGACGAAGCAGGGCGTTGGCACTTTGACGCTTAATGGCGTCCAGGCATATACTGGGAATACCACCATTCTTGGCGGCACTGATGCAGCCAACCTGAGTGTGCTCAGTATCAATAGCGCGTTCCTTGCAGACTCGTCGGAAGTGTATATCGAGGAATTCGGATTTCTTAATCTGAATTTCGCCGGCACTGACACGATAACAGGGCTCTACTTGGACGGCATCGCCATGGCTCAGGGAACCTGGGGGGCGTCTGGCAGTGGCGCAGACAACATCAATGACACTTACTTCGGCGGCACCGGTCAACTCATGGTCATCCCCGAGGTGAGCTCTTACGCCATGATCCTCGGAGGATTGAGTCTGGCGCTGATCGTCGCACGGCGGCGCAAAGCTCGCGGATAA
- a CDS encoding MFS transporter — MSTPTTNKLPLHEKIGYALGDAGGNLVWRGALAYLAVFYTDTFGISAAAAAILFLVVRLSDGVTDIIMGMIADRTQTKYGKFRPWILWSTPFLAIFMVLCFTTPDISPTAKLVYAYFTYIGLTLAYTANNVPYSALMGVMTSDDLERTRLSGFRFAGAFAGGLLVMGFLPDLVAHFGQGDSARGYQYTMYVFAGLLAVLMLITFLTTKERVTPHLSNESGLKAGLVDLMKNLPYITLPLLSITLFFHFRDVYSGIFFVIVMTSMGFFIKRLLAQDHSQLSDSKRDMVDLLTNKPWLILLGMGFLMMMFNGIKYGVIAYYFKYYVGNELMAGQYFILLLVVSILGALCTGKLAEYFGKRNLFIISFLGSALFTAVFFWLPSDNVVLIFTMGCLSELFAAMLPTLFFTMLGDAADYSEWKHKRRATGLIYSAGTFVQKTGGGFAGALVLVVLAGYGYDGMDPSTITQTLPGMKLLMSWIPAAFAIAGAVLMLAYPLTPQMVQQITKDLAISRSSS, encoded by the coding sequence ATGAGCACTCCAACAACAAACAAGCTGCCTTTGCATGAAAAGATCGGCTATGCATTGGGCGACGCGGGCGGAAACTTAGTTTGGCGCGGCGCGTTAGCCTATTTGGCCGTTTTTTATACCGATACTTTTGGCATTTCTGCGGCCGCTGCAGCCATACTTTTTCTGGTGGTCAGGCTATCTGATGGCGTAACCGACATCATCATGGGCATGATTGCCGACCGCACACAAACCAAGTACGGCAAATTCAGGCCTTGGATCTTATGGTCCACCCCATTCTTGGCCATATTCATGGTGCTGTGCTTCACGACTCCAGACATAAGCCCAACCGCAAAATTAGTTTATGCTTATTTCACCTATATCGGGCTAACCTTAGCTTATACAGCAAATAATGTCCCATACTCCGCCTTAATGGGCGTGATGACCAGCGATGATTTGGAACGCACACGGCTCTCCGGCTTTCGCTTTGCGGGCGCATTTGCGGGCGGTCTACTGGTGATGGGATTCTTACCGGATTTAGTCGCTCATTTTGGCCAAGGCGACAGTGCGCGTGGGTATCAATACACCATGTATGTGTTTGCCGGATTACTCGCAGTGCTGATGCTCATAACATTTCTCACCACAAAAGAACGGGTGACTCCTCATTTGTCGAACGAAAGCGGATTGAAAGCGGGACTTGTGGATTTGATGAAAAACTTACCATATATCACACTGCCCTTATTATCCATTACCCTGTTTTTCCATTTTCGCGATGTATACTCAGGCATATTTTTCGTTATCGTGATGACATCGATGGGCTTTTTCATCAAGCGTCTACTCGCACAGGACCATAGCCAGTTGTCCGACTCAAAGCGCGATATGGTCGATTTACTGACCAATAAACCCTGGCTGATCTTACTCGGCATGGGTTTTTTGATGATGATGTTTAACGGCATAAAATATGGCGTTATCGCCTATTATTTCAAATATTACGTCGGCAATGAATTGATGGCCGGCCAATATTTCATCCTCCTTTTAGTCGTCTCGATCTTGGGCGCCCTGTGTACCGGAAAACTGGCTGAATACTTTGGAAAACGTAATCTATTTATTATCTCTTTCTTGGGTAGCGCGTTGTTCACTGCAGTCTTTTTCTGGCTACCGAGTGACAACGTCGTGCTGATATTTACCATGGGCTGTCTTTCAGAGCTATTTGCAGCGATGTTGCCCACCTTATTTTTCACCATGCTTGGCGATGCCGCAGATTATTCGGAATGGAAACACAAACGCAGAGCCACGGGACTCATTTATTCAGCGGGCACATTCGTGCAAAAAACCGGTGGCGGATTTGCCGGCGCGTTAGTGTTGGTAGTTCTGGCCGGGTATGGCTATGACGGGATGGATCCATCAACGATCACACAAACTCTTCCCGGCATGAAATTATTGATGAGCTGGATCCCCGCCGCCTTTGCAATTGCAGGTGCTGTGCTGATGCTCGCTTATCCATTAACTCCACAGATGGTACAGCAAATCACGAAAGACTTGGCAATTAGCCGTTCGAGTTCGTAA
- a CDS encoding RICIN domain-containing protein, whose translation MLLYLVFVASLITSNLHAEDTVQAIWPSYPYRVWYGADLKNKPELYPNLNVVTSGDAYDAHEAGKTNLAWIFGSNWKMDYGTGPDYWEQRFQLGRLTEKAEDGRPYAIRRAGLGMDEWTGTKHKEFYDWITEGTRLGKANQPDTFVAVWLSGGATQLYDMGYDGTIDLFLVQGYELTKDRGLGVPWTVAIERLEEFNQRGLMRKTLYSLGHVTDYANWKDDKVWNEAYLRERFEDLKRRYPDMPGISFFNAGAKNQRKYDELVQLVDRLSGEYWPALPLAEGLYTLVSQEDFQYRMEAANASETPGTTVQLGRSPYPAPAENQKWRFKSLNNGNYRIQPAYSDKLSLALDGNQVILAETDKVTEQVWRLEHTNQGYRVIPFNQQTLRLSFPNAEEGSPLTVVPPTNDESTIWAFNPEVSVLDPVPPYYQAEKATLNGNASESSSNPGSMGGYVSLHSPEDEIEFRNIDGGAGGPAVIGIRYANGQKDECTLQIEVNGTLESVDIPPTEDWRTWRTIRVPVNLRAGETNEVILHGPKEAKLSVDKITIYPAKG comes from the coding sequence TTGTTACTATACCTCGTTTTTGTTGCCTCACTCATAACCTCGAACCTGCATGCGGAAGACACGGTGCAAGCGATCTGGCCATCTTATCCTTATCGTGTGTGGTATGGGGCCGATCTTAAAAACAAGCCGGAGCTCTATCCGAATCTCAACGTGGTTACCAGCGGTGACGCCTACGACGCACATGAAGCGGGCAAAACAAATCTCGCTTGGATCTTCGGCAGCAACTGGAAGATGGACTACGGCACCGGTCCCGACTACTGGGAGCAGCGGTTCCAGTTGGGCCGCCTCACTGAAAAGGCCGAAGACGGGCGCCCCTACGCAATCCGTCGCGCCGGATTGGGTATGGATGAATGGACGGGCACCAAGCACAAGGAGTTCTACGATTGGATCACGGAAGGCACCCGCCTCGGCAAGGCAAACCAACCCGACACCTTTGTGGCCGTCTGGCTTTCCGGCGGTGCCACACAGCTCTATGACATGGGCTATGATGGCACCATCGACCTATTCCTCGTTCAAGGCTATGAACTAACCAAAGATCGCGGATTGGGCGTTCCCTGGACCGTGGCAATTGAGCGTCTCGAAGAATTCAATCAACGGGGACTAATGCGCAAAACGCTTTACAGCTTGGGCCACGTCACGGACTACGCGAACTGGAAAGATGACAAGGTATGGAACGAGGCGTATCTGCGAGAGCGGTTTGAGGACCTGAAGCGGCGCTACCCGGACATGCCAGGCATCTCATTTTTCAACGCCGGAGCCAAGAACCAGCGGAAATATGACGAGTTGGTGCAACTGGTCGACCGGCTGAGCGGGGAGTATTGGCCGGCCCTACCGCTCGCCGAAGGTCTATACACCCTCGTCTCCCAAGAAGATTTTCAATACCGGATGGAGGCGGCGAATGCCAGTGAAACACCCGGGACGACAGTTCAACTCGGAAGATCCCCGTATCCAGCACCTGCTGAGAATCAAAAATGGCGCTTCAAGAGCCTGAATAATGGGAACTATCGCATTCAGCCGGCTTATTCAGACAAGCTATCCCTGGCCCTGGATGGGAACCAAGTAATTCTCGCCGAAACGGACAAAGTCACCGAGCAAGTTTGGCGGCTGGAGCACACCAACCAGGGGTATCGAGTCATTCCATTCAATCAGCAAACGCTGCGGCTGTCCTTTCCTAATGCGGAAGAAGGCAGCCCACTTACTGTCGTTCCTCCAACAAATGACGAATCAACCATCTGGGCGTTCAACCCGGAGGTCAGCGTACTTGATCCGGTGCCGCCCTACTACCAGGCGGAAAAAGCGACTTTGAATGGCAACGCCAGCGAATCTTCCAGTAACCCTGGAAGCATGGGAGGCTATGTTTCCCTTCACTCGCCGGAAGATGAAATTGAATTCCGGAATATTGACGGCGGAGCCGGTGGGCCTGCAGTTATCGGCATTCGCTATGCCAACGGACAAAAGGACGAATGCACCCTCCAGATAGAGGTCAATGGCACGCTTGAAAGCGTGGACATACCACCAACCGAAGATTGGCGCACTTGGAGGACGATCCGGGTGCCGGTGAATCTGCGCGCAGGAGAAACCAACGAAGTAATCCTTCATGGTCCTAAAGAAGCCAAGCTGAGTGTGGACAAAATAACCATCTATCCCGCGAAGGGATAA